The genomic segment GGCCACTCGGTGCTAAATGATCAGCTACAGTCTCTGTCACAGCAGTGTGGCTACAGTGCAGCATGCAGAGATAGTTGTATGACTTGTGCACCGAGaatagctgtgtttgcatgATTTTCATGTCCTTGAACTGGTGGTGCAAACATCCAATGTCCGTGGCACAAGGTAGCATGGAGTTGTGTAACGGGAGAGTCTTCTCACACCCTGCATCAGGAGCTTTGCAGTGATCTTATCTACAACGTTCTTATCACTTGGGTTATTGATCCATGTTGATCAAAAATAGAGCCCTGTTTACTGACAGATTTAGTTAATTACCTAAAATCTTCACCAGCTGCCACAGACAGGTCTTACCCATCGTGTTAGAAGCAGAGGTAACCAGGGCCCTATTTCTTTGTTACTCAGATGGACTTTCACATCTCATTTCTGAAGCGGAGTCACCATCTGGTGAGCAGAGATTTAACCAGTTCATGCAGAAACTGGGAAAGAAACCCAACAGCAAGATTCTGGATCTAAATAATTGTGCATTAAGTGCAACAGATGTAACAGAGCTGGGTAAATACACATTTGATTCACCTAGTCACTTCATAaatttctttaatctttatttGCTCATTCAATTAttcactctcctcttttcccttccctttcttttataCAGGCCTGGCTTTATTGAACATTTCATCTGGTGGCCCCAGGTCCCTACGAAATATTAATTAAGTATATAAATGATGTggtgtatttataaatataaaaatcatgCAGGCCTGTGAAGCAGATGACTATCATTACGCTCAAAGTACAGATAAGAAAACTGACAGTGTTACAATAAAGTGCCATGGCTTTATGACTTTATACTGCTGCCTGAGTTGTAGAAAGCATCTCTGTATTAAAATGTGTAAACATCCGGGGTGTGCAGATAGCATGCAGcatacactttttcttttcctttttttttaacaggtgCTTTACTGCCATTTCTCCCAGCACTGGAAGAGATCAGCCTGTCCTGGAATGGTTGTGTTGGTGGGACTTTGAAAGCGCTCACTGTTCAACTTCATCATGTGAATCTGTTAAAAGTCCTTCGACTTAACAACTGCAGGCTGACAGCTGAGGATGTCACCTACTTAGGTACAGgatttcatttacatttacatcCAGACAGTTTGGGTCTAATAAAATCCAACTCGTCTCTTCCTACGTCCTCCTACCCCTGCTGCTTCCACACTGGGCAATGTAAAATCCAGGTATGAAACAGTAGAAAGAACTTAGGCTTATGAGTGATCTTGTACGGTTGAGTAGCTCTGTTGAGTTTGTTCCTCAGGCCATGAAAGCTTCACATTCAGGAGGGAACTGAATTCAGTCCTGTTTGCAGGAAAGCATGTTTTGCATTTACTTTTTGGGCGAGCTTTCACAACTAATGGTAGACAGCAGAACTGAAGCAAACTGAGTCAGTCACATCAGGGTCAGCTTAGGTCTTCATGCTGCAGGACAGATGCAGCACAAAAAAATGGGTGGTCTTTGTGAGGACACAAACCCAGTGCTGCCTCGGGGCTTTATAACTTGTTTTTGCAAGTCTGGGAGAAATTTATTCCTCTTTGTACTTCTGTGCTCGGAGTGCCTGCAACCCTGCTTTTTGCAAAACATAAGATTTATAGTTTTTAAAGGTGATGTTACGCACTCGGGTTCTAACACAGAGTCACTTACCTCTCGTGCCTGGAGTTTACTCTCGGGTGAGTATCTGATATATATGTAAAGAAGGGCAAATGAGGTCAACTAGGAAttctgaaaagctgctgcttaTATTGCAAACTCTTAAAACCAGCCTGAGTTATGAAGCTGGATTTTATGTCATTCATATCCAGGCCTTTTGCAGGAAAggttcagaaataaaattgcatgtATTGTGGTAGCTCAAACATGGGCCATCCTATCtgttgggaaggaaaaattaatccCTACAAAAGCTGGTGAAAATAATTGGTCTGTTTCTGAAAAGGCTAaaatctgtgtttcattttgtgccagatttttttcaaattcatttctttcctcataCCTTTTTTCTCTTGAGTTTTCTTAGTTACACTTCCAGTTGATTTGTTCTCCCTTgttcttctgtgctgtttcctCCCCTCTTCTGGCTTGGCGTCTGCTGAGACAGACATAAACCTTACAATTTTAATTTCCAGTCAAAATGTGACACCCTTGACATGTGAAATAGCAATAGTGAGTTTGCATTGATTTTGCCTGTGATTTAGGAAATAGCATATGTATTTTAGCCCAATGCTGCCTGTTTGAGTATGTCCGATCTTTCTGTGGGAATGTGGCCACTTGTGGACTCAGAGCATTCCTTTTAGAAATCAGTACCTCAAATATAACTATAATATCAACATCTCCTGTGTGATTGCTCAGAGCTGTGACTGTGAGAGGGGGTAGGAAACCATTCCTGGAGTTATAGTCCTTCATTTATCTTTTGGGTGAAAAATGTATCTGGAATGCCAGTTTCCATGTCAGACAGAAACAGGCTATGCTGCAGAGGCAAAAGCACTTCTCAACTGTAGCGCATTACTCAGCATTAAAGACTGGGacattgaattaaaataaatgcaaaaataaaaattaagacgTCCTTTTCTCTCAAACCTGGAGATTCACTtacaacaacagaaataattatttttctattataaaTTGATTGTGAGGAATTAATGGTGAAAACAtaagcatagaatcatggaattaccaggttggaaaagacctcttgcatcatcgactccaaccgttcctatctgcACTAAACCATTTCTCTGAGCACCTTCTcttatctgtcttttaaacgccttcagggatggggactcaaccacctccctgggcagcctctgccagtgcccaatgaccctttctgtgaaaaatgaaagccaTGAAAGGGGTTTTGTGTTAAAATACAATTCTCAATTATTAGGTTGATGACTAGACTTtagataaaaaaatgtatatgacACTTTGAAATTGCATTTGCATATAGTCTGATTAATTAATCTTTCTTGGGAATGAGTTTATGCAAATATACAACATCCTCCTCGCCTCCTCCACAAAGGAAGCACTAACACAGTTCACTGTGGCAGGTGCATCAAGCCTGGAAAAGGCTGATGCACCTGAATGTAATCAAAATCAGTGCTTCCTGCCTGGAAATCATGGGAAAGTTATTTTGGGTCAAAACAACGCTCATCTCAATTCCTGATGAAATGAGTCAGAAATTCCGGTCAGAAATTAAGCTTTTAAGTTTTAGAAATAGCTGTGAGAGGACCTCTTTCATCTCCAAAATGATGCAGTACAGAGGACATTGGAAGTTTGCCAAATAAAATAGAGCAGACCTGTACAGGACAGTAAATTCAGACTTGTCACTTGTATTGATTTCCCTGTGGACTAGACTTTCTGCGTCCTGGCGCAGGTCTCCAATGATGGCCCAGCAATCTGTGTGTGCTGTGACAACGACTTGTGATCTATATTGCTCCTTAGACAAGCTGAGAATTTATACAGCATTGCTGCAGTTGCAACAATTCATGGCATGCACCAATTTTCCAGGCGCTATAGAATGTGTAACAATTTGAGAATTAAGTGGCTAACCTTCCCCTTTAATATAATTAAagcctgtatttttattttgcactgaaatgGATACCTGGAATTAATCATCTTAGACTTCTGTTACAGGAGAGGCATTTGAAATTGTTCCGCAACTCGAAGAACTGGATTTATCATGGAACAGTAACATAGGTGGAAAGCTATCACTCCTGACAAAAAAACTCCAGAAAGGATGCAAgataaaaattctgaaaatgacAGACTGTAACCTGACAGCAAAGGATGGAGAATCCCTTGGTATGTGTTTCCAGATAGCTGGATTGAAAGACTGGCTTCACAAAAGTCTAACTTGTTTGACTCAGATTATGGCTGTATTGAGCTTGATGTTagttgaaaattaatttatttcagggTCTGTATTATAATAGTATTAACTACACAGTACAGGGATTTTATGCACTTTCtgccaaagcagaaagctttctcTAATCACGTGAGGGTAGGGTTGAGGAGAAGAGTATGTGGATATAAACCACAGTCTGGCTGCCTCAGTGATCCAGGGTTGCTGGATCCTTTGAGACCCTGAGCAAACCGCACATGCTGGGATTTCCAACACTGATTGTTTCAAATTAAGCAGCTGGATATGTAGTTCACCATGGGAATGGAAAGAAGCCCAAGGGATGGGAATTTAGGCTGAGTTGGCAACCACTGATCAcccctcccctctttcctctcacCATAGCTTAATCCTGTGTGGCCTTTTGATCTGATTCCATGttttaaaggatattttctGCCTAAAGAGAAGCTCCTGTGCTCTCCTCTCCACTGCAGGAGATGGTCATGTACACCATACTGTCCTATATCTTTCCACTagaaatttttcattctctttgtattcctgctttttattcccctgtatttttcttactctccttgtatttttttcagctttgttttcataCAGATTATTCACtgattttcttgatttctagccaatcttttttttttttactgtatttttaggtAGAAGAGGAACTTAGTAAGTCTAAAACCACACGTAGAGGCAAACTCAGCCTACCTCTTCCTGTTTGTCATGGTGCAGTGTTTTTCTAGGGTTCATCTTTATATATTCCAGGCAATTAccaattctgtttttcttctcttttattttcccccagCTGAAATTCTGTACATGATCCCAGACCTTGAAGTATTAGATCTCTCTATCAACAAAAACATCGGCTGCAGCGTGAAGGTTATTGCTCAGGATCTGAAAAATGTGCCTGGCTTGAAAGAGTTAAACTTGCACATGTGTGGATTAAAGCAAGACAGCCTCCAGGGCTTAGGTTAGACTTTATATTCAGAAAGACTTTCATTCTGGATAAATTGTACATCTGAAAACCATTTAAGAAAGGCAATGAGGTGGGATTTTGCTGATGGTTTGGCAGTATTAAAGGGCAATCGTTAGCTGCTGTTTGAAGATTGATAAAAGACTACAGAGACTTTCAGCAGGAGTAGCATTTATCTTCCCTGAGCTCGAGCATGTGAAAGTCAGTGGGGAGAGTCACCCTCCACACCATTTATCTGAGACACATCTTAGGATAGATTAATGgctctctggacatgcttcctctctctccagaCAGAACATAGACAAGGGCACAGACAGGCTAGCTAACTTTTAACAAGCTACTCCTGTTCTCAGAGGGGAATCCAAATTCACCATTATCACTTAATGAGTGTCCAGTGAAGCTGTATGAAACGGGCTTGTTATCTATGTCTCTCCCTAGTGGAGGTCTTATCTGTAAGACAAAACAACTGGCACCAATTAGTACATTCAGTAGTAATTtcaggaaaaggctgaggaTTGAATGGATCTGGCGGATCAGCTGGCCTCACCTTCACCTGCTCTTTCAGGGAAGAATGGAGTTGCATGGGTGGGAAGCTTTGCAGTATTACTGTATGTCTGTTGTGATTATATGCTGAAGCTTAGCCTGAGAGCTTTGCCTGCAATATCTTCTGCAAATTTTAATGttaaagtaaatataaatgCTAAAGCCGCGACGTGTGCTATTGTAGCAGCCAGTGACCAGCatgcttccttttccatttcagacaCTGCTTTGCAGCACCTTGCAGAGCTAAGAAAATTAGACATATCGTGTAACAAAGAGATTGGCGGTGGCTTTAAAGACTCAGCAGCTAATTTGGCCAGCTTGAAAAATCTCGAAGTCCTTGATCTCCACCAATGCTGTGTAACAGAAGAGGACATGACTGTTTTGTGTAAGGGACATGTTGAGGAAATCCATTAAGAATGTAGGTTTTGACTACTGGAAATATCTGAAAGGAGTAAGAGGTTCTACCTGACCTAGTCTAGCAGATCTCAGTACATTTTCGTTAGGCAGTTCTGGAAGTGCAGCGTGGGGGATAGCTTTCTTGATCACTATGGAATGGTTTTTTTGCTGTATCAAAGGAAATCTCATAATGTCTGATCCCACGTGGAGTTAAGGTCCTGAATCCTCCATGATTCAGACCCGTGATGGGAATGTCAGAACTGCCACCAagcactgtttctttttgataATCAGTAATTCTGGAAATATCCAGAGACAGTTCCCCCACTGCTTTAAATTGGCATGGATCCAAGGTACCGATGTGCCTGCAAAGGTTACTGCCTAAAACTTGCTTAGCGAACTTTACGTCAAGTAGAGAGTGATGTTAAGGGATCttgcattgctgctgctgtgtgattTATAGAAAAACTGAGTCTCCAGGTTGAATTGATCCAAATCCTAAATactattcagaagaaaaagacatttcctaTTCATTCAGTGAggtggtttatttttctgtgtgtgttgtCAAAACTTTTGATACTGGTTTTTACTCTTTAGAGAAACAAGAACAAGTCCTATACTGCCCAGATCTTATTTTCCATAGTAAAGAAGAtaatttgaaaagctgttgCTGAAGCACTGAGAAATATTAACCATTAGTAACAGCAATCATGATTGATGTCTAATTTCTCGACCAACGGAGAATAATCACATTAATAACAGGGAGTTTCAGTTAGCAGTGCCAACATTCGCAAACAACCCCCATACCATTTAATGTTAAATTCCTTACTTCACCTAGAAAATTTCAACAGGGAGCCCTGTTCTGACAACCTTCCACACAGTATGTAATACCTAATATCTTAAACATTCCTGCTGAAAATGACAAGGCTATTTATGGAGTAAAACATTACTCACAATAAATCTGAGCGTCAAAACTTGGCCTTGACTTTTGGATtgatttataaagaaaagaaagtatgtCAGGCAAATATACAACTGCTTATTTGTTCTGGATCGGTGGCTgtctaataaatattttgtgttttcatagcCCAGGTGATACCTTTACTCTCCAGTCTTCAAGAGCTGAATTTATcctcaaataaaaatgtaggaATCTCATCCAATCCTCTTCTGGGCAGGCTCAGGTTTTTACCAAAGTTGAAATCTGTGGCCATCAGCAATTGTGGTTTAGATGAAGAGTCGTTTTCATCACTAGGTAGGAATGTTTTCTTAAAGTGTGTCTATTCTCTGTATCCTTGTGGGACAAAGCACTTCATTCTGCTTTGGCTGAACTCCAGCGATCATGGTTACATTATACTGCACGTCCTGAGTGAGGAGCCTGTGATGAAATCAGTGCTTTGTGGGACCTGGTAGCAAGGGAAGACGATTTTATGTCTTGCCCCATCATACCTGACTGGATGAAGTCCTTTTAGTCCTTTCTCTGATAGTGAGCTTTTTATATACTCCCTAattttggaagagaaaacagaatgtgATTTCGTGTTATGCTGTAGTTATTGTTTCGTTATAACACTGAATTTGTAGTTTAGTGGGATAGAGTTTTGACTGAAGGTTTTTCACCTCACTGCAGGTGGAAGTTTCAGTATAAACCGGAGTAGAGTTAAGCATAGGGAGGAATGGAGGCAATAACTGCAGTAATGGAAAAGATATTGCACAGCCATGAAGAAAAGTCCTGTCTAAGACAGAATGTGTAAATTCAGCCACTTTTGCCTACTTATTGCAAATCTCAGTGGATTAGCAGCTACACTGTGCCTTTGATAGGTGTTCCATATGGCACATGAAATCTAAGTACAGAGGGATCTGTTATTTACTGTGTATTGTGCAATTATATTTTGTACTGTTTATCTGTGATATTGAAACCTGGGGTAAAATTTGACTGCTTTCAGCAGAAGCAGTAACAAGCTAAACTGGTCTGAGGTCCCTGCAGGAAGAGTGCTATATTTATATCATTACAATTATGTAAGAGTGACATCATGGAAATTGGTGTTGTCAAAAGATACAGAGCATTTCACCTTGCACGGTGAGTTCACACCAAAAAAATTGCCGTCTTTAAATTGATATCAAATGGTTTAAAAACAAGCTGTTATATTaaattgacttcagtgggacaAAGTTAAGCCAATAATGTaaacagaaagacaagaaacCTATTCAGAGAGTCCTTAAAGGTTCTATAGGCAGGCCTTTCTTATATTCTTTAATGAGCACAGGAGATATTTTTCATCTGACTTTTATTAGGATAAAATAAGTCATTCTAAGCACAAGCAGGCAGCCTGTTAGGAGCCTATTTACAGGTGAATTGCCGGTGAGGTGTCTGTTGAGGCCATGTTGTTTTCTCTTAGTAAGCAGAAGTTGCTGGTCTTAATCTTTTCAGCTGAGGCTGCCCTTCACCTTCCTGAACTGGAGATATTAGACCTTTCTTGGAATAAGTGCGTTGGTGGGAACCTAAAGCTGCTTTTGGGAGCACTAAAGCTTGCAACGGAGATTCAAGTGTTAAGACTGAGCAGCTGTAACTTGGTGGCTGAAGATTTGGCACTTCTAAGTAAGTATAGCATGGTATTTACTAGGAGTCAAGGAGCCAGAGCGTTTAGACCACAATTCAGAAGGGACTTGTTCCATGGGCTGAGCACGTTTTTgcataaaacaaatgaaaagatggaaaatacagCAGTATCTTTCTCAGAAAgggttttcattttgctgaaatcTGTGTGTCCTGTACATGCACAGTGCAAAAGctgaaaaggataaaaatgcaataattttaaaggattttatctattaatacaaaaatacagCACTTAGAAAAATGTGGGGCTTCCGTCTGTTTTTTATATCAGATATTTAATGCTGCCTCTGAGGAGTTTTATTTTGCTCAGTTGCTGGGTTTGGGTTCCGTAATTTATGGGAAATGTACTTGCTGACAGGCAGTAATACAGGAGCTGCCAGCTCTCACTCCATCAGGTGTGTTTCTTGAGTCAAACTATGATGGGAGAATTaagccagaaatattttagcCCACCTCTTAGCAGCTGTGGACAAATACTGGAAAATGGGAACCCAATGAAGGAACAAACTCTAGGatcctttaaaaaacatgtttataATAATccttgtgattctgtgggtCTGACTCGTGGGTTTTGACTGTCTGAGACTAACAATAGCTGTGTGACAGCTATACAGCCCTGAGATGAAGCCTGAGTATTTTTGACTTTACCAACATCGCCCTTGATGGGTGTCTCTTTTGCCAGTCATATGTTCAGGATCCCAGTTCCCTTTAGGGTATGCAAGGCCTCCCACGGTGAGAGGTGGCTGTTGCAAATATGCAGCCTCATCgagttttgctttcctctttctaaAACTCCCCGTAAAGCCTGTCTGCCTATTTTATTAGGCGCTTGCTGCAACCTCCCTCCAACTGACACAAAGGTTTTCAGGTTGCTATGCAATTTTAACCTGACACTTCTATTCCTTTTGAATTGCGTGTTTTGAATGTTATACACTCCTTCAGCTGGGATCAAATAGTCTGAGATGAACAGCGGGTGATTTCATGTTGTTGAGGAGTTGAATTTTGCTGTTTAACTGCGTATTGAAAAATATGATGTTAAAATACTACACTTCTTACTTAGAAGCTTTTAAAGCAATTGCCAGGATGTGTTAGTTGTGTTTGTGCCTGTTATTTCTTGCAGCACTACTGACACGGGATGGCCATCTAGCCAGATTACAGAAGCTGGATTTGAGTTACAACAACAACATCTCTGATGAAGGgtgggttgttttctttcaaggctTAGCGGTATTCAAAGGACTCTCAGAGCTGGATGTCAGTCTTCGCCCATCGTCCTGCCGGGGCTGTGAGACATGGTTCAGCGAGTTGTTAGCAGCCCTGACAAAGCTGCCTGCCTTGGCAGAGCTGGGGATGCAAAGATGGGtcctttcagaaacacagcagaaacGCCTGGAAAGCTTTAATCaagacaacaaaagaaacattcGTTTTGACTATTGATGGAGGTTGACGGTTTCTGGAAGGCCTTTCACAAGCAGCACATGAACCATTATGTGTCTCTGACTTAGAAGACTGCCCAGTTTTTATTACAGTAATCTTGTCTCAGGAGAGCTCTTGAAATAGTTCCACAATTATACAAAACCATTATTTAACTTCTGCATGTGTAGATCATTCAATTTAATAACACTCTTTCAGGTTCTCTGGGCCATGCTTACACTACAATACAAGCTTGATTTTCATGTTCCGAATACTGCAGTGACTGCTGCCAAAAAAGCAGTGATGATTTCAGATGGACACTGCCAGTTTGCCAGTGGGGGGAACTGCCTGAGGTGTGTGCTAATGCGGGTGGGTGGGCAGTGTGAATGTGGCCTCATGTACATAAGGAAAAATGCCTCTGGCGTGAAACCATTTGAAacctctgtgttttaaattttagtTTCTTCCCTCAGaaacttttgcctttttgtgAATGCATTAAATCTGCATAACTGTAAGACACTGAAAGCATCCCAACAACTCAGGTTTATATATTAATTCAATAAGGAGAATACAGAAGGAGCTTTTTTGCCTCTGCTCTGGCC from the Cuculus canorus isolate bCucCan1 chromosome 9, bCucCan1.pri, whole genome shotgun sequence genome contains:
- the LRRC31 gene encoding leucine-rich repeat-containing protein 31 isoform X2, whose protein sequence is MEETDGIQNCQDKHEEDIPESSLFGFVVKQFQGKRLSPEKRKEQPSGVKNFFSVFDFGRSEGKERREIEETEMNNSEAEDCCEKQDPPVEGALLPFLPALEEISLSWNGCVGGTLKALTVQLHHVNLLKVLRLNNCRLTAEDVTYLGEAFEIVPQLEELDLSWNSNIGGKLSLLTKKLQKGCKIKILKMTDCNLTAKDGESLAEILYMIPDLEVLDLSINKNIGCSVKVIAQDLKNVPGLKELNLHMCGLKQDSLQGLDTALQHLAELRKLDISCNKEIGGGFKDSAANLASLKNLEVLDLHQCCVTEEDMTVLSQVIPLLSSLQELNLSSNKNVGISSNPLLGRLRFLPKLKSVAISNCGLDEESFSSLAEAALHLPELEILDLSWNKCVGGNLKLLLGALKLATEIQVLRLSSCNLVAEDLALLTLLTRDGHLARLQKLDLSYNNNISDEGWVVFFQGLAVFKGLSELDVSLRPSSCRGCETWFSELLAALTKLPALAELGMQRWVLSETQQKRLESFNQDNKRNIRFDY
- the LRRC31 gene encoding leucine-rich repeat-containing protein 31 isoform X3; the encoded protein is MEETDGIQNCQDKHEEDIPESSLFGFVVKQFQGKRLSPEKRKEQPSGVKNFFSVFDFGRSEGKERREIEETEMNNSEAEDCCEKQDPPVEDGLSHLISEAESPSGEQRFNQFMQKLGKKPNSKILDLNNCALSATDVTELGALLPFLPALEEISLSWNGCVGGTLKALTVQLHHVNLLKVLRLNNCRLTAEDVTYLGEAFEIVPQLEELDLSWNSNIGGKLSLLTKKLQKGCKIKILKMTDCNLTAKDGESLAEILYMIPDLEVLDLSINKNIGCSVKVIAQDLKNVPGLKELNLHMCGLKQDSLQGLDTALQHLAELRKLDISCNKEIGGGFKDSAANLASLKNLEVLDLHQCCVTEEDMTVLSQVIPLLSSLQELNLSSNKNVGISSNPLLGRLRFLPKLKSVAISNCGLDEESFSSLAEAALHLPELEILDLSWNKCVGGNLKLLLGALKLATEIQVLRLSSCNLVAEDLALLTLLTRDGHLARLQKLDLSYNNNISDEGDQFWHSYPCHGAC
- the LRRC31 gene encoding leucine-rich repeat-containing protein 31 isoform X1; this translates as MEETDGIQNCQDKHEEDIPESSLFGFVVKQFQGKRLSPEKRKEQPSGVKNFFSVFDFGRSEGKERREIEETEMNNSEAEDCCEKQDPPVEDGLSHLISEAESPSGEQRFNQFMQKLGKKPNSKILDLNNCALSATDVTELGALLPFLPALEEISLSWNGCVGGTLKALTVQLHHVNLLKVLRLNNCRLTAEDVTYLGEAFEIVPQLEELDLSWNSNIGGKLSLLTKKLQKGCKIKILKMTDCNLTAKDGESLAEILYMIPDLEVLDLSINKNIGCSVKVIAQDLKNVPGLKELNLHMCGLKQDSLQGLDTALQHLAELRKLDISCNKEIGGGFKDSAANLASLKNLEVLDLHQCCVTEEDMTVLSQVIPLLSSLQELNLSSNKNVGISSNPLLGRLRFLPKLKSVAISNCGLDEESFSSLAEAALHLPELEILDLSWNKCVGGNLKLLLGALKLATEIQVLRLSSCNLVAEDLALLTLLTRDGHLARLQKLDLSYNNNISDEGWVVFFQGLAVFKGLSELDVSLRPSSCRGCETWFSELLAALTKLPALAELGMQRWVLSETQQKRLESFNQDNKRNIRFDY